One part of the Micrococcus sp. 2A genome encodes these proteins:
- a CDS encoding LamG-like jellyroll fold domain-containing protein, producing the protein MACRDHSGRVDAPATTDSSLAAPADRISFSVLPDTQFYSRYATAGTGDPYMTHYGSEPFLARTQWIADNDQAYGVAFTMHLGDVVDRANPPEEWAVADEAMSVLEQAGAPYSVLAGNHDVGAGASDTDAVSYETYVSHFSAEPAAQHATFLERDPSGASEAHLVAQGGTTFLVLAISWQSQQETLDWANRVIAAHPGVPTILTSHQILNVDEATGEQLSSAYGERLWNDVIAPNDQVFLTLNGHHHGATEQVCFDDAGRTGITASYFTTADGADVDDETFPNGFTLEAFIKIDPDFTPEENAWMQWLTRDGQRENLPGYVDTEGDEPPFAWAFSNLRDVQLSVVDSQAPVATETSAWSGEIVGSGQWHHLAAVNDPTTKTTTMYVDGVPVQRNATETVGIAHDEAQRWVFGAGSYDGQRQSGFLGCLGETRMVDRPLAQNQWLTSRAETTTPVDPAPVEPTPVAHPERMLTRGDAVALVRDRTGVDLTGILADQRGGRRGARTPALTVTPPGRPAEGPRILGESRRAT; encoded by the coding sequence ATGGCGTGTCGTGACCACTCGGGACGCGTCGACGCGCCCGCCACGACCGACTCCTCGCTGGCGGCGCCCGCCGATCGCATCTCGTTCAGCGTCCTCCCCGACACGCAGTTCTACTCGCGCTATGCCACCGCCGGGACCGGAGACCCGTACATGACCCACTACGGCTCGGAGCCCTTCCTGGCCCGGACGCAGTGGATCGCGGACAACGACCAGGCCTACGGCGTCGCCTTCACGATGCACCTCGGTGACGTGGTGGACCGCGCGAACCCGCCCGAGGAGTGGGCGGTGGCGGACGAGGCCATGTCCGTGCTGGAGCAGGCCGGCGCCCCGTACTCGGTGCTGGCCGGCAATCACGACGTCGGCGCCGGCGCCTCGGACACTGACGCCGTCTCCTACGAGACCTACGTCTCGCACTTCTCCGCCGAGCCCGCGGCGCAGCATGCCACCTTCCTGGAGCGCGACCCCTCAGGCGCCTCGGAGGCTCACCTGGTGGCGCAGGGCGGGACGACCTTCCTGGTGCTGGCCATCTCGTGGCAGTCCCAGCAGGAGACTCTGGACTGGGCGAACCGCGTGATCGCCGCCCACCCGGGCGTCCCCACGATCCTGACGAGCCACCAGATCCTCAACGTGGACGAGGCCACCGGCGAGCAGCTGTCCTCGGCGTACGGCGAGCGCCTGTGGAACGACGTCATCGCGCCCAACGACCAGGTGTTCCTGACCCTCAACGGCCATCACCACGGTGCCACCGAGCAGGTGTGCTTCGACGACGCCGGCCGCACCGGCATCACGGCCAGCTACTTCACCACCGCCGACGGCGCGGACGTGGACGACGAGACCTTCCCGAACGGCTTCACCCTCGAGGCGTTCATCAAGATCGACCCGGACTTCACGCCCGAGGAGAACGCCTGGATGCAGTGGCTGACACGCGACGGGCAGCGGGAGAACCTCCCCGGCTATGTGGACACCGAGGGCGATGAGCCCCCCTTCGCCTGGGCCTTCTCGAACCTCCGCGATGTCCAGCTCTCCGTGGTGGACTCCCAGGCCCCGGTCGCCACGGAGACGTCCGCCTGGTCCGGCGAGATCGTGGGCAGCGGGCAGTGGCACCACCTGGCCGCCGTGAACGACCCGACCACGAAGACCACCACCATGTACGTGGACGGTGTGCCGGTGCAGCGCAACGCCACGGAGACCGTGGGCATCGCCCACGACGAGGCGCAGCGCTGGGTGTTCGGCGCCGGCTCCTACGACGGCCAGCGTCAGTCCGGCTTCCTCGGCTGCCTCGGCGAGACCCGCATGGTGGACCGCCCGCTCGCCCAGAACCAGTGGCTCACCTCCCGCGCGGAGACCACGACGCCCGTGGATCCGGCCCCCGTCGAGCCGACCCCCGTGGCGCACCCGGAGCGCATGCTGACCCGTGGCGACGCCGTCGCCCTCGTCCGAGACCGCACCGGCGTGGACCTGACCGGCATCCTCGCCGACCAGCGGGGAGGCCGCCGAGGCGCTCGCACACCTGCGTTGACCGTGACCCCGCCGGGGCGGCCCGCGGAGGGTCCCCGGATCCTGGGCGAGTCTCGACGAGCGACCTGA
- a CDS encoding DUF1697 domain-containing protein, whose protein sequence is MAAPTTLGDVHVLLWRGINVGAHRRIPKVDLIRWAEQAGGTDVRTVQASGNVILTLPAGADPAAVAASVAAAARAERDIDVPVMATSPAELREALAVLEAQGWPEQEPKAVQLTLLNAVPDPSRAVAFAALDPGEDRAVLVGRFLWIRHATTVRDSPLTLTRIERTLGVVGTARNLATVRMLAS, encoded by the coding sequence ATGGCTGCCCCGACGACGCTGGGCGACGTCCACGTGCTCCTCTGGCGGGGCATCAACGTGGGCGCCCACCGCCGCATCCCCAAGGTGGACCTCATCCGCTGGGCCGAGCAGGCCGGCGGCACGGACGTCCGCACGGTCCAGGCCAGCGGCAACGTGATCCTGACGCTGCCCGCCGGCGCGGACCCGGCCGCCGTCGCCGCCTCCGTGGCCGCCGCGGCGCGGGCTGAGCGGGACATCGACGTGCCGGTGATGGCGACGTCGCCGGCCGAGCTCCGGGAGGCCCTCGCCGTGCTCGAGGCGCAGGGCTGGCCGGAGCAGGAGCCGAAGGCGGTGCAGCTCACCCTGCTGAACGCGGTCCCGGACCCGAGCCGGGCGGTGGCCTTCGCGGCCTTGGACCCGGGGGAGGACCGCGCGGTGCTCGTGGGCCGGTTCCTCTGGATCCGCCACGCCACGACCGTGCGAGACTCGCCGCTCACGCTGACTCGGATCGAGCGGACCCTCGGCGTCGTGGGCACGGCCCGGAACCTGGCGACGGTGCGGATGCTGGCGTCCTGA
- a CDS encoding class F sortase: MTGSPDRRRGRLWASAAAVSLLVTGCSTPSASPTQPVPATSAPSPSTSSSSPHFADVRESAYRRSLSSSGDAPSPSATPVSTPPASASASTPASAPSASASTGSAPPSTAAAEEGAPDVLPASEPVSVSAPEIGLDSELLHLGLRDDGALEVPSGDPGTPAAWYIHSPTPGERGPAVLLGHVSAYGNSDGVFRRLSELEPGGVVSVEREDGTTAVFEVDRVEEYGKDDFPTDEVYGNTERPELRMITCDGYNPWTRTFEDNRVVYAHLVEAR; this comes from the coding sequence ATGACCGGATCCCCTGACCGCCGCCGCGGGCGCCTGTGGGCGTCCGCGGCGGCCGTGTCTCTCCTCGTCACGGGCTGCTCGACGCCGTCGGCCTCGCCGACCCAGCCCGTGCCGGCGACGAGCGCACCCAGCCCGTCCACCTCGTCGTCCTCCCCGCACTTCGCCGACGTCCGTGAGAGCGCGTATCGCCGTTCCCTCTCGTCCTCCGGCGACGCGCCGTCCCCGAGCGCGACGCCCGTGTCCACCCCGCCTGCCTCGGCCTCGGCGAGCACCCCCGCGTCGGCACCCAGCGCGTCCGCCTCGACTGGCTCCGCGCCGCCGTCGACGGCCGCCGCGGAGGAGGGCGCACCCGACGTGCTGCCCGCGTCCGAGCCCGTCTCCGTCTCCGCCCCCGAAATCGGCCTGGACTCAGAGCTGCTGCATCTCGGCCTGCGCGACGACGGCGCCCTCGAGGTCCCCTCCGGCGACCCGGGGACGCCCGCCGCGTGGTACATCCATTCGCCCACGCCCGGAGAGCGCGGTCCGGCCGTGCTGCTCGGCCACGTGAGCGCGTACGGCAACAGCGACGGCGTGTTCCGCCGCCTCTCGGAGCTCGAGCCGGGGGGCGTCGTCTCGGTGGAGCGCGAGGACGGCACCACGGCCGTCTTCGAGGTGGACCGCGTCGAGGAGTACGGCAAGGATGACTTCCCCACGGACGAGGTCTACGGGAACACCGAGCGCCCGGAGCTGCGCATGATCACGTGCGACGGCTACAACCCGTGGACACGGACGTTCGAGGACAACCGCGTGGTCTATGCCCACCTGGTCGAGGCGCGCTGA
- a CDS encoding excalibur calcium-binding domain-containing protein: MKKLATGVTLTAALGVSLFAATPATAAPSYANCQEVYAANLSHITPDTPGFRKGLDGDGDKVACVNPPKGSSTHKWTPATKPSAKPAPAPTASHDPRDQAKPDAAYTHADCEDAWAAGKGNIKESSDLYHDDLDSDQDGIGCEIDVATGIKVEGRERAAAEEIAAIKASAAKEAEPTKEAEPTKEAEEKQVTKVPVGAADTGIAPESDPAAALAVGALGLAAVVGAGVATRRRAQA; the protein is encoded by the coding sequence ATGAAGAAGCTCGCCACCGGCGTCACCCTGACCGCCGCCCTCGGTGTGTCCCTGTTCGCCGCCACCCCGGCCACAGCTGCGCCGTCCTATGCGAACTGCCAGGAGGTCTACGCCGCGAACCTCTCCCACATCACTCCGGACACCCCCGGCTTCCGCAAGGGCCTTGACGGCGACGGGGACAAGGTCGCGTGCGTGAACCCTCCCAAGGGATCCAGCACCCACAAGTGGACCCCTGCGACGAAGCCGTCCGCCAAGCCCGCTCCTGCCCCCACCGCCTCGCACGACCCGCGCGACCAGGCGAAGCCGGACGCCGCGTACACCCACGCCGACTGCGAGGACGCGTGGGCCGCCGGCAAGGGCAACATCAAGGAGTCCTCGGACCTCTACCACGACGACCTGGACTCCGATCAGGACGGCATCGGCTGCGAGATCGACGTGGCGACCGGCATCAAGGTCGAGGGCCGCGAGAGGGCCGCCGCCGAGGAGATCGCCGCGATCAAGGCGTCCGCCGCCAAGGAGGCCGAGCCCACGAAGGAGGCCGAGCCCACGAAGGAGGCCGAGGAGAAGCAGGTCACCAAGGTGCCCGTCGGCGCCGCGGACACCGGCATCGCCCCGGAGTCCGATCCCGCCGCCGCCCTGGCCGTGGGCGCGCTGGGCCTGGCCGCCGTCGTCGGCGCCGGTGTGGCGACCCGCCGTCGTGCGCAGGCCTGA
- a CDS encoding AAA domain-containing protein: protein MDMDTRDPHAPADRELLQRAADEWRDALIDVGGTNRLLHFRSTAATVDLAQAAPDAYTALLAGGAVRLSQLFPEADAHAAAHRACTQLHRRQREAVEEYGVPVTHLAVGFATWLGESDAAPRPHAPVLLRPLQIERTRGAGEGWTLTLTDDVQVNTVLLHVLAHAGAEIAEEDLLAPLEDLGPEQGMRVSLARLDALAADVEGFAVMQEAVLAAFSYQKQPMVADVTDLDALAGSELVRALAGEPDAMRGARTAATGVPVEPSSPDYAPADSEYLVLDADASQSYVVNAALAGRNLVVQGPPGTGKSQTIANLIAALIASGKHVLFVAQKRAAITAVLDRLDHVGLSHLLLDLFAADGSRRLVAEQLKAALDRPEEDTGPEDVALHSRLAAARDRLVAHKDALTEPRHGWGISVSALRTGTAGIPTAARTSFRLPASAFGDWAPGDLDRHAAALDELHELGALSPAWRTAPGWRPDALRTREDAQRLRGRVLELQQRLVGLTDLLPPLARAAGYPAPATLEQVAWVVGLHAGAARLERRVPGLVHAPDVEELAAAVGGGEDVGFWRRRGLKRRARDVLEGVPREEHAALLAEAGHLRSQWRGSGAPSAAPATAEAEAALAEVRALLGELAPAVQGMDLEGLGLEELQKRLARLTDGGRASALVRSADARAALAAAGLDPFMRMLVTRLSSGEPLDAEPGLLLRWAVLRSLLEEAELSSPGLAGLRGADLDRAARAYRTADVAHLAANATRVRRRAAEHLEREIDAHGEEYARLVTEITRKRTVRPVRQLFEDSPHVMRAATPVWAMSPLQVSRLLPAERCFDVVVFDEASQIRPADAVPALLRAGQAVVAGDSRQLPPTEFFTKVMEDASEDEDEDVALDGRGSEGRRDARPRAGSLTKDAESILAAMDRLLAGQSRGLQWHYRSRDERLIAVSNEHVYHRSLTTFPAADAQDAVRHVEVPASPGINGSANSPEVEVAAVVELVREHVRRHPGESLGIIAFGAKHEARIEAALFQAMAEDPAFERALNARTDEPWFVKAIERVQGDERDAVILSVGYGKGADGRLRYFWGPLLREGGERRLNVAISRAKRRMTLVTSFSPDDVPADGHSSAGFQLMHRFLHFMASGGTRLTGGPSGGIALNPFELDVQRRLEEAGLSLDAQVGVGGYRIDFAARHPEKPGRHVLAIEADGASYHSGHTARERDRLRQSMLEARGWRFHRIWSTDWFADADAEVAKTVAAFEAAVAADDAG from the coding sequence ATGGACATGGACACGCGCGACCCCCACGCCCCGGCGGACCGGGAGCTGCTGCAGCGCGCCGCGGACGAGTGGCGTGACGCGCTGATCGACGTCGGCGGCACCAACCGCCTGCTGCACTTCCGCAGCACGGCCGCCACGGTGGACCTGGCCCAGGCCGCGCCGGACGCCTACACGGCCCTGCTCGCGGGCGGCGCCGTCCGCCTCTCCCAGCTCTTCCCGGAAGCGGACGCCCACGCCGCCGCGCACCGTGCCTGCACCCAGCTGCACCGCCGGCAGCGCGAGGCCGTGGAGGAGTACGGCGTCCCGGTCACGCACCTCGCGGTCGGCTTCGCCACCTGGCTCGGCGAGTCCGACGCCGCCCCCCGGCCCCACGCGCCCGTGCTGCTGCGCCCGCTGCAGATCGAGCGCACTCGCGGCGCCGGGGAGGGCTGGACGCTCACCCTCACGGACGACGTGCAGGTCAACACCGTGCTGCTGCACGTGCTCGCGCACGCGGGCGCCGAGATCGCCGAGGAGGACCTCCTCGCCCCGCTCGAGGACCTCGGCCCCGAGCAGGGGATGCGCGTGAGCCTCGCCCGGCTGGACGCGCTGGCCGCGGACGTCGAGGGCTTCGCCGTGATGCAGGAGGCCGTCCTCGCCGCCTTCTCGTACCAGAAGCAGCCCATGGTCGCGGACGTCACGGACCTGGACGCCCTGGCCGGCTCCGAGCTGGTCCGGGCCCTCGCCGGCGAGCCGGACGCCATGCGTGGCGCCCGCACGGCCGCCACGGGCGTGCCCGTGGAGCCCTCGTCCCCGGACTACGCGCCCGCGGACTCCGAGTACCTCGTGCTGGACGCGGACGCCAGCCAGTCGTACGTGGTCAACGCGGCACTCGCCGGGCGGAACCTGGTGGTGCAGGGCCCTCCCGGCACGGGCAAGAGCCAGACGATCGCCAACCTGATCGCCGCCCTGATCGCCTCGGGGAAGCACGTGCTGTTCGTGGCGCAGAAGCGCGCCGCCATCACCGCCGTCCTGGACCGCCTGGACCACGTGGGGCTCTCCCACCTGCTGCTGGACCTGTTCGCCGCGGACGGCTCGCGGCGTCTGGTGGCCGAGCAGCTGAAGGCCGCCCTCGATCGGCCGGAGGAGGACACGGGCCCGGAGGACGTCGCCCTCCACAGTCGGCTCGCCGCCGCCCGTGACCGCCTCGTGGCGCACAAGGACGCCCTCACCGAGCCGCGCCACGGCTGGGGGATCAGCGTGAGCGCCCTGCGCACCGGCACCGCCGGCATCCCGACGGCGGCCCGCACCTCCTTCCGCCTCCCCGCCTCCGCGTTCGGCGACTGGGCGCCCGGCGACCTCGACCGCCACGCCGCGGCACTGGACGAGCTGCATGAGCTCGGCGCCCTGAGCCCGGCCTGGCGCACCGCCCCCGGCTGGCGCCCGGACGCCCTGCGGACGCGCGAGGACGCCCAGCGGCTGCGCGGCCGCGTGCTCGAGCTGCAGCAGCGCCTCGTCGGCCTGACGGACCTGCTGCCGCCGCTGGCCCGCGCCGCCGGCTATCCGGCCCCGGCCACGCTCGAGCAGGTCGCGTGGGTCGTCGGGCTGCACGCGGGCGCCGCGCGGCTCGAGCGGCGGGTGCCGGGTCTCGTGCACGCCCCGGACGTGGAGGAGCTCGCCGCCGCCGTCGGGGGCGGCGAGGACGTCGGGTTCTGGCGGCGCCGCGGCCTCAAGCGCCGCGCGCGGGACGTCCTCGAGGGCGTGCCCCGAGAGGAGCACGCCGCCCTCCTGGCCGAGGCGGGGCACCTGCGTTCCCAGTGGCGCGGCAGCGGAGCCCCCTCGGCCGCGCCCGCCACCGCCGAGGCCGAGGCCGCCCTCGCCGAGGTGCGCGCGCTGCTCGGCGAGCTCGCCCCCGCGGTGCAGGGCATGGACCTGGAGGGCCTGGGCCTGGAGGAGCTCCAGAAGCGCCTCGCCCGGCTCACCGACGGCGGCCGGGCCAGTGCGCTCGTCCGCTCGGCTGACGCGCGGGCCGCCCTGGCCGCGGCCGGCCTGGACCCGTTCATGCGGATGCTCGTGACCCGGCTGTCCTCGGGCGAGCCGCTCGACGCCGAGCCCGGGCTCCTGCTGCGCTGGGCCGTGCTGCGCTCCCTCCTCGAGGAGGCCGAGCTGAGCAGCCCAGGCCTCGCGGGCCTGCGGGGCGCGGACCTGGACCGCGCGGCGCGCGCGTACCGCACGGCCGACGTCGCGCACCTGGCCGCCAATGCCACGCGCGTGCGCCGGCGCGCGGCCGAGCACCTCGAGAGGGAGATCGACGCCCACGGGGAGGAGTACGCCCGCCTGGTCACGGAGATCACCCGCAAGCGCACCGTGCGGCCGGTGCGCCAGCTCTTCGAGGACTCCCCCCACGTGATGCGGGCCGCCACGCCCGTGTGGGCCATGAGCCCCCTCCAGGTCTCCCGGCTGCTGCCCGCCGAGCGGTGCTTCGACGTGGTGGTCTTCGACGAGGCGAGCCAGATCAGGCCCGCCGACGCCGTCCCGGCCCTCCTGCGCGCCGGCCAGGCGGTCGTCGCGGGCGACAGCCGCCAGCTGCCGCCCACCGAGTTCTTCACCAAGGTCATGGAGGACGCGTCCGAGGACGAGGACGAGGACGTCGCCCTGGACGGGCGCGGCAGCGAGGGCCGTCGGGACGCGCGGCCCCGCGCCGGGAGCCTGACGAAGGACGCCGAGTCCATCCTGGCGGCCATGGACCGGCTGCTGGCCGGCCAGAGCCGCGGCCTCCAGTGGCACTACCGCTCGCGGGACGAGCGGCTCATCGCCGTCTCCAACGAGCACGTCTACCACCGCAGCCTCACCACCTTCCCGGCCGCGGACGCCCAGGACGCCGTGCGGCACGTGGAGGTGCCCGCGAGCCCCGGGATCAACGGCTCCGCCAACAGCCCCGAGGTGGAGGTGGCCGCCGTCGTCGAGCTGGTGCGCGAGCACGTGCGCCGCCATCCCGGGGAGAGCCTGGGCATCATCGCGTTCGGCGCGAAGCACGAGGCGCGGATCGAGGCGGCGCTGTTCCAGGCCATGGCCGAGGACCCGGCGTTCGAGCGCGCCCTGAACGCGCGCACGGACGAGCCGTGGTTCGTGAAGGCCATCGAGCGCGTGCAGGGCGATGAGAGGGACGCGGTCATCCTCAGCGTGGGCTACGGCAAGGGCGCGGACGGGCGGCTGCGCTACTTCTGGGGCCCGCTCCTGCGGGAGGGCGGCGAACGGCGCCTCAACGTGGCCATCAGCCGCGCCAAGCGCCGCATGACCCTGGTGACGAGCTTCAGCCCGGACGACGTCCCCGCGGACGGGCACTCCTCCGCGGGCTTCCAGCTGATGCACCGGTTCCTGCACTTCATGGCCTCGGGGGGCACGCGGCTGACCGGCGGGCCGAGCGGCGGGATCGCGCTGAACCCGTTCGAACTGGACGTGCAGCGCCGGCTCGAGGAGGCCGGCCTGAGCCTGGACGCGCAGGTGGGCGTGGGCGGCTACCGGATCGACTTCGCCGCGCGGCATCCGGAGAAGCCGGGGCGGCACGTGCTGGCCATCGAGGCCGACGGTGCCTCGTACCACTCCGGCCACACCGCCCGGGAGCGCGACCGCCTGCGGCAGTCCATGCTCGAGGCCCGCGGCTGGCGCTTCCACCGCATCTGGAGCACGGACTGGTTCGCGGACGCGGATGCGGAGGTGGCCAAGACGGTGGCGGCGTTCGAGGCGGCGGTGGCGGCCGACGACGCGGGGTGA
- a CDS encoding PucR family transcriptional regulator, with protein sequence MSQPPAPFPDSSPAVVHPGLTSDDGEWSPPWQSLPADLPEKLAPALPAVMARMIQDVPDQIPAYAEARDGKYGRNLSHGVRTAFEQLMRLPGTDLPALNDDSRALMATLGAGEFREGRSMDALLGAYRTSARIVFRDLSAECARQGMDMSVVIDLGESIWAYIDELSSVSAQAYAQAQSAQAGLLELYRSDLASALIRGGAEEKEVQRLAALADWRLPRRLAVVVLPAAAGADVRHRLGRTGLVVERESEVVAVVDALPPRVRREQMLRLLAGTAAVVGPAVEWGLAPHSYRVARTLAVQGRGGTGDPVLAEHHLARVVLGAEPRVVAQLAGRVLAPLEGVTAAKREILEATLLSWLTHWGQRAPIAAELGVHPQTVGYRVGRLRELFGDALDDPDARFDLELVLRARRR encoded by the coding sequence ATGAGCCAGCCCCCCGCCCCCTTCCCGGATTCGTCCCCCGCCGTCGTCCACCCTGGCCTGACCAGCGACGACGGCGAGTGGAGCCCCCCGTGGCAGTCGCTGCCCGCCGACCTGCCCGAGAAGCTCGCGCCGGCCCTGCCGGCCGTCATGGCGCGCATGATCCAGGACGTCCCGGATCAGATCCCGGCCTACGCCGAAGCCCGGGACGGCAAGTACGGCCGCAACCTCTCCCACGGGGTGCGGACCGCATTCGAGCAGCTCATGCGCCTGCCCGGCACGGACCTGCCCGCCCTCAACGACGACTCCCGCGCCCTCATGGCCACCCTCGGCGCGGGGGAGTTCCGGGAGGGCCGCAGCATGGACGCCCTCCTCGGGGCGTACCGCACGTCTGCGCGGATCGTGTTCCGTGACCTCTCGGCCGAGTGCGCGCGGCAGGGGATGGACATGTCCGTGGTGATCGACCTCGGCGAGTCCATCTGGGCGTACATCGACGAGCTCTCCTCCGTGAGTGCGCAGGCCTATGCCCAAGCCCAGTCGGCCCAGGCGGGTCTGCTCGAGCTCTACCGCTCCGACCTCGCCTCCGCGCTCATCCGCGGCGGCGCGGAGGAGAAGGAGGTGCAGCGCCTCGCCGCGCTCGCCGACTGGCGCCTGCCGCGCCGTCTGGCCGTCGTGGTCCTCCCGGCCGCGGCCGGCGCGGACGTCCGCCACCGCCTCGGCCGCACCGGCCTGGTGGTCGAGCGGGAGTCCGAGGTGGTCGCGGTGGTGGACGCCCTGCCGCCCCGCGTCCGGCGCGAGCAGATGCTGCGTCTCCTCGCGGGCACGGCGGCCGTCGTCGGTCCGGCGGTGGAGTGGGGCCTGGCGCCGCACTCGTACCGGGTGGCGCGCACGCTCGCGGTGCAGGGCCGCGGCGGCACGGGGGATCCCGTGCTGGCCGAGCACCACCTCGCCCGCGTCGTGCTGGGAGCCGAGCCCCGCGTGGTGGCGCAGCTGGCCGGCCGGGTGCTGGCGCCGCTCGAGGGCGTGACCGCGGCCAAGCGCGAGATCCTCGAGGCCACCCTGCTCTCCTGGCTCACGCATTGGGGTCAGCGCGCGCCGATCGCCGCGGAGCTGGGCGTGCATCCGCAGACAGTGGGCTACCGGGTGGGACGCCTGCGGGAGCTCTTCGGGGACGCGCTGGACGACCCGGACGCCCGGTTCGACCTCGAGCTCGTGCTGCGCGCGCGGCGCCGATGA
- a CDS encoding ferredoxin reductase: protein MAGPTLLTRIASVLLHPLTPEDVLGLLDPVRSSRQLRGVVTAVTRETAGTATIAFRPGPGWTAHDAGQWARIGVDVDGVRQWRSYSLSAPAGADPEITVSDIGVVSGTLVRGTKPGDVLFLDLPEGDFTLPEEPRPLLMLTAGSGLTPVMSMIRTLVPRRADADVVLIHSSRTPEDALFREELAELADQFPGLTVHHRYTATDGRLDLTTPADLEALCPDWRERAAYACGPAGLLDAAEALWCAHAGEDLRIERFRADLTAGVAGAGGRVTFEHSDVEADAPGDVPLLEVAEDAGVAAPSGCRMGICHACLTPLRSGQVTDLRTGEVHGDPGELIQTCVSAAAGPVSLAV from the coding sequence ATGGCCGGACCGACCCTGCTGACCCGCATCGCCTCGGTGCTGCTGCATCCCCTGACCCCCGAGGACGTGCTCGGACTGCTGGACCCCGTGCGCTCGTCGCGCCAGCTGCGCGGCGTGGTCACAGCCGTCACGCGCGAGACCGCCGGCACCGCCACGATCGCCTTCCGCCCCGGACCGGGCTGGACGGCGCACGACGCCGGCCAGTGGGCCCGCATCGGCGTGGACGTGGACGGCGTGCGCCAGTGGCGCTCCTACTCGCTCTCCGCCCCGGCCGGCGCCGACCCGGAGATCACGGTCTCGGACATCGGGGTGGTCTCGGGCACCCTGGTGCGCGGCACCAAGCCCGGGGACGTCCTCTTCCTGGACCTGCCCGAGGGCGACTTCACGCTTCCAGAGGAGCCGCGCCCCCTGCTCATGCTCACGGCCGGCTCGGGCCTCACGCCCGTGATGTCCATGATCCGCACGCTCGTGCCACGCCGGGCCGACGCCGACGTCGTGCTGATCCACTCCTCCCGCACCCCGGAGGACGCGCTCTTCCGCGAGGAGCTGGCCGAGCTCGCAGACCAGTTCCCCGGCCTGACGGTGCACCACCGCTACACCGCCACGGACGGGCGCCTGGACCTCACCACCCCCGCCGATCTCGAGGCCCTGTGCCCGGACTGGCGCGAGCGGGCCGCGTACGCGTGCGGACCGGCCGGCCTCCTGGACGCCGCGGAGGCACTGTGGTGCGCGCACGCCGGCGAGGACCTGCGCATCGAGCGCTTCCGCGCGGACCTGACCGCCGGCGTCGCGGGGGCGGGCGGGCGCGTGACCTTCGAGCACTCGGACGTGGAGGCGGACGCCCCGGGCGACGTGCCCCTGCTCGAGGTGGCGGAGGACGCCGGCGTGGCCGCGCCCAGCGGCTGCCGCATGGGCATCTGCCACGCCTGCCTCACTCCGCTGCGCTCCGGCCAGGTCACGGACCTGCGCACGGGCGAGGTCCACGGCGACCCCGGCGAGCTCATCCAGACCTGCGTGAGCGCGGCCGCCGGGCCCGTGAGTCTGGCCGTGTGA